A window of Mucilaginibacter paludis DSM 18603 contains these coding sequences:
- a CDS encoding fibrobacter succinogenes major paralogous domain-containing protein gives MKTKRLKFLRCLKKVHITNQLRQSAARGNNFVKLLIIMSGFLATCNVPGTLKDIDGNIYHTVKIGNQIWMAENLRTTHFSNGNPISQISNNKAWERSTAPAFCFYDNDKEKGKTYGPLYNWYAVNDSRGLAPKGWHIPTKMELDTLLKNTIGSDTLAAAFLKEPGNKHWLPAIMETVGASGFNALPAGYRHRDGSFHSLKSNTYFWTGNFTFELYNWSSRLFYGFADVDRELYYRQYGFSVRCIKD, from the coding sequence ATGAAGACCAAACGTTTAAAGTTTTTACGATGTCTGAAAAAGGTACACATCACTAATCAGTTAAGGCAATCGGCCGCACGTGGTAATAATTTTGTGAAACTGCTGATCATTATGTCAGGCTTCTTAGCTACCTGTAATGTTCCGGGCACCTTAAAGGATATTGACGGCAATATTTACCATACCGTTAAAATTGGCAACCAGATATGGATGGCTGAAAATCTCAGAACAACCCACTTCAGCAATGGTAATCCAATAAGCCAGATCAGCAATAACAAGGCATGGGAACGATCAACTGCCCCGGCATTTTGTTTTTATGATAACGACAAAGAAAAAGGTAAAACATACGGGCCTCTTTATAATTGGTATGCGGTAAATGACAGCCGGGGATTGGCCCCCAAAGGTTGGCATATCCCAACCAAAATGGAGCTCGATACCTTATTAAAAAACACCATCGGATCGGACACGCTGGCTGCGGCTTTTCTTAAAGAACCTGGGAATAAACACTGGCTTCCTGCAATTATGGAGACAGTTGGCGCTTCAGGTTTTAATGCGCTTCCGGCAGGATACCGGCATAGAGATGGTTCTTTCCACAGCTTAAAAAGTAATACTTATTTCTGGACCGGGAATTTCACTTTTGAGCTTTACAACTGGAGTTCACGTTTATTCTACGGGTTTGCGGATGTAGACCGGGAACTATATTACCGGCAGTATGGTTTTTCGGTAAGATGTATTAAGGACTAA
- a CDS encoding DUF4369 domain-containing protein, protein MKRNIYLLLLLPLFTYIALAQEKKTSNFVLKGTYIGKHAHAIFLTYKESSGKKTQRKVYLKNGIFSFKGFISSPVYAGVTSDIKITPNGPDVSNYVDIFLSPGNMTISLTENDFEHAVLSGSPVQDEWMKMQTLYKPINKIRDSLYRVTFAISSAGNTPKNHIAVVAVGAKIDKCNLQIDQVDYRYISSHPQSYLSAYLLNNFAEGDMRLDSIEMFYNKFSQPVKKSVDGEEINKVIANRKASIVGRVVRMPLGTNIDGSRFNPQTFKINNYVLFYFWAGWANDNADLKPVYNKYKSRGLKILAVSTEPFKKIWRDSVKKEKIEAWYNIFSAPVANLDTFYSIRQMAPSLVLLIDKNHKIIGRYRGRNKFYKMDYSEEPIRELDKKLAKLIY, encoded by the coding sequence ATGAAACGCAATATATACTTGTTGTTGCTTTTACCTCTGTTTACTTATATTGCTTTAGCGCAAGAAAAGAAAACATCGAATTTTGTCTTGAAAGGAACATATATCGGCAAGCACGCACACGCAATATTTTTAACTTACAAGGAAAGTAGCGGCAAAAAAACACAACGTAAGGTTTATCTAAAAAATGGTATTTTCTCATTCAAGGGATTTATCAGTAGCCCTGTTTATGCGGGAGTTACCAGTGATATAAAAATAACTCCAAACGGCCCAGATGTATCAAATTATGTTGATATATTCTTAAGTCCTGGCAATATGACTATATCACTAACGGAAAACGATTTTGAGCATGCGGTATTATCAGGTTCGCCTGTGCAGGATGAATGGATGAAAATGCAAACATTGTATAAACCGATTAATAAAATAAGGGATTCATTGTATAGAGTAACATTTGCGATTTCCAGCGCTGGCAATACGCCTAAAAATCATATTGCAGTCGTGGCCGTAGGAGCAAAAATCGATAAATGCAATCTGCAAATTGATCAGGTAGATTACCGCTATATCAGTTCTCATCCACAGTCCTATCTAAGTGCCTATTTACTAAATAATTTTGCAGAAGGAGATATGCGGCTGGATTCGATAGAAATGTTCTACAACAAGTTTTCTCAGCCGGTAAAAAAAAGCGTAGATGGTGAAGAGATTAATAAAGTAATAGCAAACCGCAAAGCTTCAATAGTTGGACGTGTTGTTAGAATGCCATTAGGAACTAACATAGACGGTAGCAGGTTTAATCCACAGACCTTTAAAATAAATAATTATGTATTATTTTACTTTTGGGCAGGTTGGGCGAATGATAACGCTGATTTAAAGCCAGTTTATAACAAATATAAATCCCGGGGTTTAAAGATTCTTGCTGTTTCGACAGAGCCATTTAAGAAAATTTGGCGAGACTCGGTAAAAAAGGAAAAAATTGAGGCGTGGTATAATATATTTTCGGCCCCAGTTGCTAACCTTGACACATTTTATAGCATACGCCAAATGGCCCCTTCCCTGGTTTTACTTATAGACAAAAACCATAAAATTATAGGACGCTATCGAGGCCGCAACAAGTTTTATAAAATGGATTATAGTGAAGAACCCATAAGAGAACTGGATAAAAAATTGGCGAAATTGATCTATTGA
- a CDS encoding DUF6438 domain-containing protein, which translates to MKQYLTLLLLIAFLSSCDKHWQRQNEITKIEIATGGCFGPCQSTIVSIDSSLDYKYFGGDTYFTLPPDAENNGKLKGYYSTRISAEFWDTLNIKLESINYKKLDTLYQHSVDDQSLEVFIHYNNKIKHIKAQSASLPDSVAHVFYYLSNSYKFIKPKSTKDIFRFESESQRPRPMPNVHNFKFPPPSKKSLKN; encoded by the coding sequence ATGAAACAATATCTGACACTTTTACTCTTAATAGCTTTTTTATCATCTTGTGATAAACACTGGCAAAGACAAAACGAAATCACTAAAATTGAAATAGCTACTGGTGGGTGCTTTGGACCTTGCCAATCAACTATTGTAAGTATAGATAGTTCCCTTGACTATAAATATTTCGGTGGGGATACCTATTTCACTTTACCTCCTGATGCCGAAAACAATGGAAAACTTAAAGGATATTATTCTACAAGGATTAGTGCTGAATTTTGGGATACATTAAATATCAAGTTAGAAAGTATAAATTATAAAAAACTTGATACTTTATATCAACATTCAGTTGACGACCAAAGCTTGGAAGTATTTATTCATTACAATAATAAAATAAAGCATATTAAAGCGCAATCTGCAAGTTTACCAGATAGCGTTGCGCATGTGTTTTACTACTTAAGTAACAGCTATAAATTTATAAAACCCAAATCAACTAAGGATATTTTCCGCTTTGAGTCCGAAAGCCAAAGGCCTCGCCCAATGCCCAATGTGCATAACTTTAAATTCCCTCCCCCATCAAAAAAGTCGTTGAAAAATTAA
- a CDS encoding nucleotidyltransferase yields MENKLIADLVRVCEVLKNYGIEYLIVGGTAVALHGYFRITMNIDGTPNDKHDLDIWYNPTYKNYFLLLNALAELGFDANGFKKEKSPNPKKSYFQFETDDFSFDFLPELLSLKKFGSAFRKKEIVNLNGIEIWYISYEDLLNEKQENGRSKDINDIEQLKIRNSNETGQN; encoded by the coding sequence ATGGAAAATAAATTGATTGCTGACCTTGTTAGGGTTTGCGAAGTACTCAAAAATTACGGCATTGAATATTTAATTGTCGGCGGAACTGCAGTAGCGTTACATGGCTATTTCCGAATTACGATGAATATTGACGGAACGCCAAATGATAAACACGATCTTGATATTTGGTATAATCCAACGTATAAAAATTACTTCCTTCTTCTTAATGCGTTGGCAGAATTAGGTTTTGACGCCAATGGTTTTAAAAAAGAGAAATCTCCAAACCCGAAAAAATCTTACTTCCAATTTGAAACAGATGATTTTTCGTTTGACTTTCTGCCAGAGCTATTAAGTTTAAAGAAGTTTGGGAGTGCCTTCAGAAAAAAAGAGATTGTGAATCTAAACGGCATCGAAATTTGGTACATAAGTTACGAAGATTTGTTAAATGAAAAACAGGAAAACGGCAGATCAAAAGATATTAATGATATCGAACAATTAAAAATCAGAAATTCAAACGAAACTGGGCAAAACTAA
- a CDS encoding leucine-rich repeat domain-containing protein: MDWRYNTIWFEQLKDGNYLNQDFKKRSKIDDNFINVEYVILWHLKHKESSFDNLPSSNKLSYLELNWANLKDLQGVDKFRNLKRLELHYCTKLENDLGLSQLSGSLQYLHINQSKKFTFTDELLSLKELKVLCLNACGSIADLSFLKHFPNLIDFRFVDTNVIDGNLAPIIEHPTIRTVGFLNKRHYNLKDDQVDRELAAKADNEYRHFAYKGQYYTERYDY; the protein is encoded by the coding sequence ATGGATTGGCGATATAACACGATTTGGTTTGAGCAACTTAAAGATGGTAATTACCTTAATCAAGACTTTAAGAAAAGGTCGAAAATAGACGATAATTTTATAAATGTTGAGTATGTTATTCTTTGGCATTTAAAACATAAGGAAAGTTCATTTGACAATCTACCCAGTTCCAATAAGCTATCCTATTTAGAACTCAACTGGGCAAATCTAAAAGACCTTCAAGGCGTTGATAAGTTTAGAAATCTAAAAAGACTTGAATTACACTACTGCACCAAACTTGAAAACGATTTAGGATTATCTCAATTAAGTGGGAGTCTTCAATATTTACATATCAACCAATCAAAGAAGTTTACTTTTACTGATGAGTTGCTAAGTTTAAAAGAGCTAAAGGTTCTTTGTTTAAACGCTTGCGGATCAATCGCTGATCTATCATTCTTAAAACACTTCCCCAATTTGATAGATTTTAGATTCGTTGATACAAATGTCATTGATGGAAATTTAGCACCGATAATAGAACACCCTACTATAAGAACTGTTGGCTTTCTAAATAAACGACATTATAATTTAAAAGACGACCAAGTCGACAGGGAGTTAGCCGCAAAGGCTGATAATGAATATCGTCATTTTGCATATAAAGGCCAATATTACACAGAAAGATATGATTATTGA
- a CDS encoding BatD family protein: MKPGFILVALFYSISGYSQALRLNISLPQPRLGQSFYLSFTSDTLSKQIFNLAPRKFKVKSYTAFTGQETCFSAQLEALKIGQNEIGPLIFNFNGNTYKTNIIKFTVADSLPNTNQGIWIRKVPVNDTSIYILIDQRIPTHTNA; this comes from the coding sequence ATGAAACCTGGGTTTATTCTCGTTGCCTTATTTTATTCAATAAGTGGCTATTCGCAAGCTCTAAGACTTAACATATCTCTTCCACAACCCCGACTGGGGCAAAGCTTTTATTTATCCTTTACTTCCGATACGCTGAGTAAGCAAATATTTAATCTTGCGCCTCGCAAATTCAAAGTGAAATCGTATACCGCTTTCACCGGCCAAGAAACATGCTTCAGTGCGCAATTAGAGGCGTTAAAAATTGGACAAAATGAAATTGGACCTTTAATCTTTAATTTTAACGGTAATACTTATAAAACTAACATCATCAAATTTACGGTAGCCGATTCTTTACCGAATACTAATCAGGGTATTTGGATAAGAAAAGTTCCTGTTAATGACACAAGTATTTATATACTGATTGATCAACGCATACCAACGCATACCAACGCATAA